The following are from one region of the Sorghum bicolor cultivar BTx623 chromosome 2, Sorghum_bicolor_NCBIv3, whole genome shotgun sequence genome:
- the LOC110433077 gene encoding ethylene-responsive transcription factor 1B-like, whose translation MEHHHPSIHSFYLYSEYMATAAGGGGTAATSSSSSSSSSSSGSDSLPFSMVCGGDEAPAAVSWRAADAAEVSVPSAVAAGAAGQLVAPNNKGGGAFIGVRRRPWGRFAAEIRDSTRNGARVWLGTFDSAEAAAMAYDQAALSARGSAAALNFPVERVQESLRALALGGGGAGGASAAGGSPVLALKSRHSKRKRRKKSELLAAAAVAAANGSASGRSKSKNTTAADEQQRFVVELEDLGADYLEELLRISEC comes from the coding sequence ATGGAGCATCATCATCCCTCCATTCACAGCTTCTACCTGTACAGCGAGTACATGGcaacggcggccggcggcggcggcaccgctgcgacgtcgtcgtcgtcgtcgtcttcgtcctcctcctccggctccGACTCGCTTCCGTTCAGCATGGTTTGCGGCGGCGACGAGGCGCCCGCGGCCGTGTCGTGGCGCGCCGCGGATGCTGCCGAGGTCTCGGTGCCATCGGCGGTTGCCGCGGGCGCGGCGGGGCAGCTGGTGGCGCCTAACAACAAGGGTGGTGGCGCGTTCATCGGGGTGCGGAGGCGGCCGTGGGGGAGGTTCGCGGCGGAGATCCGCGACTCGACGCGGAACGGCGCGCGGGTGTGGCTCGGCACCTTCGACAGCGCCGAGGCCGCCGCGATGGCCTACGACCAGGCGGCCCTGTCCGCCCGGGGCTCCGCCGCCGCGCTCAACTTCCCCGTGGAGCGCGTTCAGGAGTCGCTCCGAGCGCTGGcgctgggcggcggcggcgcgggtggTGCCTCCGCCGCGGGGGGCTCGCCCGTGCTGGCGCTCAAGTCGCGGCACTCCAAGAGGAAGCGGCGCAAGAAGTCCGAGcttctggcggcggcggcggtggcggcagcgAACGGCTCGGCGTCGGGCAGGAGCAAGAGCAAGAACACGACGGCGGCGGACGAGCAGCAGCGCTTCGTCGTGGAGCTGGAGGACCTCGGCGCCGACTACCTGGAGGAGCTCCTCAGAATCTCCGAGTGCTAG